The uncultured Cohaesibacter sp. genome window below encodes:
- a CDS encoding acylneuraminate cytidylyltransferase: MTNIAVIPARGGSKGVPRKNKRLLGGIPLVARSIRAALGAKSVDAVFVSSDDDEILEIATEWGAIPIKRPDALANDSATSESALFHVLDEIKRRGEEVQTLVFLQCTSPFTTSEDIDAVVAAFEDKEADSAFSVSDNHGFLWSLDENGYGLGVNHDHSRQRLRRQDLKPQFLETGAIYVMNVDAFRKAGHRFCGSLVPVPIDTLVFEIDSLQDWDIAVSLCGSLDRQSSKAEALRNVKVIVTDFDGVHTDDLVTVNELGQESVVCSRRDGMGLELLREAGYRVIILSKEKNVVVQKRGEKLQVEVIHGVDQKEAVLTDWLRANGLDWSEIAYVGNDINDIACMKNAALGLCPSDAVSSVLQIADIILPEKGGKGALRGLSDLILSDGSGH; this comes from the coding sequence ATGACAAATATTGCCGTTATCCCCGCTCGGGGTGGATCCAAAGGCGTTCCTAGAAAGAATAAACGCCTGCTTGGCGGGATACCTCTAGTGGCACGGTCTATCCGTGCTGCATTGGGGGCGAAGAGTGTTGATGCGGTTTTTGTGTCGAGTGATGATGACGAGATCTTGGAAATCGCAACAGAATGGGGCGCGATTCCTATCAAGCGCCCGGACGCTCTGGCAAATGACTCTGCTACATCAGAGAGCGCCTTGTTCCATGTTCTGGATGAGATAAAGCGACGGGGGGAAGAGGTGCAGACGCTTGTCTTTCTACAATGCACCTCCCCTTTTACGACGTCTGAAGATATTGATGCCGTCGTCGCAGCATTTGAGGATAAGGAGGCGGACAGTGCTTTCTCCGTTTCTGACAATCATGGCTTCCTGTGGTCTCTCGATGAGAATGGGTATGGTCTCGGTGTCAATCATGATCACTCGCGTCAGCGCTTGCGGCGGCAGGATCTGAAGCCCCAGTTTCTGGAAACGGGCGCAATCTACGTGATGAATGTTGATGCGTTTCGAAAGGCCGGGCACCGGTTCTGCGGATCTCTTGTGCCTGTCCCCATCGATACGCTGGTCTTTGAGATCGATAGTTTGCAGGATTGGGACATCGCGGTATCCCTGTGCGGGAGTCTGGATCGACAATCCAGCAAGGCTGAGGCTCTGCGAAACGTCAAAGTTATTGTTACCGACTTTGACGGAGTGCACACAGATGACCTCGTGACAGTCAATGAGCTGGGGCAGGAATCTGTTGTTTGCAGCCGGAGGGATGGAATGGGGCTTGAGCTGTTGCGCGAGGCTGGCTATCGCGTAATAATCCTCTCCAAAGAGAAGAATGTTGTCGTCCAGAAAAGGGGCGAAAAACTTCAGGTGGAAGTCATCCATGGCGTCGATCAGAAAGAGGCTGTCCTGACGGATTGGCTGAGGGCAAACGGTCTGGACTGGTCCGAGATTGCTTATGTCGGAAACGATATCAATGACATTGCCTGCATGAAAAATGCAGCACTGGGGCTCTGTCCTTCAGATGCCGTTTCTTCGGTTCTTCAAATCGCTGACATTATTCTGCCAGAAAAAGGCGGTAAAGGGGCTCTCAGGGGGCTATCCGATCTTATTTTGAGCGATGGGAGCGGGCATTAA
- a CDS encoding N-acetylneuraminate synthase family protein codes for MKCCSDVKIIAEIGCNHMGRMDLAKELIQVAARVCHAHVAKFQKRNNRELLTPKEYDTPHPVPENSYGATYGAHREFLEFTVEQHRELMEECQMAGIEYSTSVWDLTSAKEIASLKPSLIKLPSATNQHYELQDYLCKHYDGEIHVSTGMTTHDEIANLVKFYEDRGRSKDLVLYACTSGYPVAFEEICIFEINRLQELYGDKVKFIGFSGHHLGIAADVAALSAGKLGEKVYGKGTFGYIERHFTLDRTFKGTDHAASLEPDGLRRLCRDVANVEKALTYKSTEILPVEQVQRDKLKWNEERHGSQVSR; via the coding sequence ATGAAATGTTGTAGTGATGTAAAAATTATTGCTGAAATTGGTTGTAACCATATGGGCAGGATGGATCTTGCTAAGGAACTTATTCAAGTTGCTGCACGAGTTTGCCATGCCCATGTCGCCAAGTTTCAGAAGCGCAACAATCGCGAATTGCTGACACCAAAAGAGTATGACACGCCGCATCCGGTGCCGGAAAACTCCTACGGTGCCACTTATGGCGCTCATCGCGAGTTTCTTGAGTTTACGGTTGAGCAGCATCGGGAATTGATGGAAGAGTGCCAGATGGCTGGCATCGAATACAGCACCTCCGTGTGGGACTTGACCTCGGCAAAAGAAATCGCTTCTCTGAAGCCGTCGCTCATCAAGCTGCCGTCTGCGACCAACCAGCATTATGAGTTGCAGGATTATCTCTGCAAGCACTACGATGGTGAAATTCATGTCTCTACCGGCATGACCACGCACGACGAAATCGCCAATCTGGTCAAGTTCTATGAAGACCGTGGCCGCTCCAAGGATCTCGTTCTTTATGCCTGTACATCAGGCTACCCGGTAGCGTTTGAAGAGATCTGCATCTTTGAAATCAATCGCTTGCAGGAGCTCTATGGTGACAAGGTAAAGTTCATCGGTTTCTCCGGCCATCACCTCGGTATCGCTGCTGACGTGGCTGCACTTTCTGCAGGCAAGCTGGGTGAGAAAGTCTACGGCAAAGGCACCTTTGGTTACATCGAACGCCACTTCACTCTGGACCGGACGTTCAAGGGTACGGACCATGCTGCCAGCCTGGAGCCGGATGGACTGCGTCGCCTCTGCCGCGATGTCGCGAATGTCGAAAAGGCTCTTACCTACAAGAGCACAGAAATTCTTCCTGTTGAGCAGGTTCAGCGCGACAAGCTCAAATGGAACGAAGAAAGACACGGGTCGCAAGTTTCTCGTTGA